A section of the Ciceribacter thiooxidans genome encodes:
- a CDS encoding DUF411 domain-containing protein — protein sequence MNRRQFLCTAVLAAGAFVAADAAFAAGETITLHKDPNCGCCHLWGEAMQRAGYSIRTIDEPDLAPVKMRYGVPDEMQSCHTAVVGGYFIEGHVPEQALTRLLSEQPDIAGLAVPGMPSGSPGMGDDPDASFEVYAVYKDPSKQPTVYFRAGPKG from the coding sequence ATGAACCGTAGACAATTTCTTTGCACCGCCGTTCTCGCCGCCGGCGCATTCGTCGCAGCCGATGCTGCCTTCGCTGCCGGTGAGACGATTACCCTTCACAAGGATCCCAATTGCGGCTGCTGCCACCTTTGGGGCGAGGCCATGCAGCGCGCCGGCTACAGCATTCGAACGATCGACGAACCCGATCTCGCACCGGTGAAGATGCGTTACGGCGTGCCGGACGAGATGCAATCCTGCCACACCGCGGTGGTCGGCGGCTATTTCATCGAAGGCCACGTCCCCGAGCAGGCTCTCACAAGACTGCTGTCCGAACAGCCGGACATAGCGGGCCTTGCCGTTCCCGGCATGCCGTCCGGATCGCCCGGCATGGGCGACGATCCCGACGCCTCGTTTGAGGTTTACGCGGTCTACAAGGACCCGTCGAAGCAGCCGACCGTCTACTTCCGGGCAGGGCCGAAGGGCTGA
- a CDS encoding O-antigen ligase family protein has translation MRVAKSSLIGPGENTFYGTVAVALSFFVFAYSARLGQISILFYYGLWLPLALVDYRRVLGNYARYYWIFAFAVFACLSVFWSAAPAHSARTGIQYLSHVICALVAMRVIDLRTLIKGAIVGTGLVLVFSLLFGVYHYDPLDGSYSFVGAFASKNQLGFYASLGVYFAFAAVVLLADGKLWLLAAAAVGLLSAYSLAASQSATSVLTGAVVVALATVARGLQILSPKRRKGLFLAVAAFAFVGILAFVYGDGFSLILGAFGKDATLTGRTYLWEQGMEAARANPYFGVGYQAYWVQGFSEAERLWDEFFITSRTGFHFHNTFIEATVETGLVGVLLLTLVLVVTLAGHTWQMLSRAAGRESVILFGISALLAMRAFVEIDILTPYHVGSFLLYFCAGRLTLRQVSHPRRRPAALVPVAVRPAPAYGGAGM, from the coding sequence ATGAGGGTCGCGAAGTCCAGTCTGATCGGGCCGGGTGAGAACACGTTTTACGGGACCGTGGCAGTTGCGCTCTCGTTCTTCGTTTTCGCCTATTCGGCACGTCTGGGGCAGATTTCCATCCTTTTCTATTACGGGCTGTGGCTGCCACTGGCGCTGGTTGATTACCGCCGCGTGCTCGGCAACTACGCCCGCTACTACTGGATCTTCGCCTTCGCGGTCTTCGCCTGCCTTTCCGTCTTCTGGTCTGCTGCCCCGGCCCACAGTGCCCGTACCGGCATTCAGTATCTCTCGCATGTGATCTGTGCACTTGTTGCGATGCGCGTCATAGATCTGCGAACGCTCATCAAGGGCGCAATCGTCGGAACCGGACTGGTCCTTGTCTTTTCCCTGCTGTTCGGCGTCTACCATTATGACCCGCTCGACGGCTCGTACAGTTTCGTCGGCGCGTTCGCCTCGAAGAACCAGCTCGGCTTTTACGCCTCGCTCGGGGTCTATTTTGCCTTCGCTGCCGTCGTCCTGCTGGCCGATGGCAAACTCTGGCTTCTTGCAGCCGCCGCGGTCGGGCTGCTCTCCGCCTATTCGCTCGCCGCGTCGCAATCGGCGACCTCGGTGCTGACCGGAGCGGTCGTGGTGGCACTGGCCACGGTTGCGCGTGGGCTACAGATCCTTTCGCCGAAGCGGCGCAAGGGGCTCTTCCTGGCGGTGGCAGCCTTCGCTTTCGTCGGCATTCTTGCCTTCGTGTACGGGGACGGCTTTTCGCTCATTCTCGGAGCTTTCGGCAAGGACGCCACCCTGACCGGCCGGACCTATCTCTGGGAGCAGGGCATGGAGGCTGCCCGTGCCAATCCCTATTTCGGTGTCGGATATCAGGCCTATTGGGTCCAGGGCTTTTCCGAAGCCGAGCGGCTGTGGGACGAGTTCTTCATCACGAGCCGTACCGGTTTCCATTTCCACAACACCTTCATTGAGGCGACGGTGGAAACGGGTCTTGTGGGCGTTCTGCTGCTTACGCTCGTGCTTGTTGTGACGCTTGCCGGACATACCTGGCAGATGCTTTCCCGTGCCGCGGGCCGGGAATCGGTAATACTCTTCGGGATATCGGCCCTGCTCGCCATGCGGGCCTTCGTGGAGATCGACATCCTGACGCCTTATCATGTCGGCTCCTTTCTCCTCTATTTCTGCGCGGGCAGGCTGACACTGCGGCAGGTCTCTCACCCGCGCCGTCGACCTGCCGCTCTTGTTCCGGTGGCAGTCCGCCCGGCTCCCGCATATGGCGGAGCGGGCATGTGA
- a CDS encoding acyltransferase family protein, whose amino-acid sequence MNTLYGIQYLRAAAAIAVVLFHAAEKLGYSFAIGAVGVDVFFVVSGFIMWVVAERRSPTPLSFLRGRIRRIVPVYWMATAVMIAGGVVGLFPNLRLSIGHVLASFLFIPARSPSNGEIWPVLVQGWTLNYEMFFYVVFAAALFLPKRWRFLAIGMLFAALVVVGQMFASDNLFLLTYTRPIILEFVAGMAIGMLWLRRRVPGRLTGALLVAAGLGGFAVIHLLGLPFDTWTCGPLATALVLGTVSLEASGGVARAALPAFLGDASYSIYLWHTFAISVVAKLGMAAGIAMPALMVSAVATGILAGAIGYRVLERPTIRLWRQPAW is encoded by the coding sequence TTGAACACGCTCTACGGAATTCAGTATCTCCGCGCCGCTGCCGCGATCGCCGTGGTTCTGTTTCATGCCGCCGAAAAGCTTGGCTATTCCTTCGCAATCGGTGCCGTCGGCGTCGATGTCTTCTTTGTCGTCAGCGGCTTCATCATGTGGGTGGTTGCCGAGCGTCGCAGTCCGACACCCTTAAGTTTCCTGCGCGGTCGCATTCGTCGGATTGTCCCGGTTTACTGGATGGCGACGGCGGTGATGATCGCTGGCGGTGTTGTCGGGCTCTTTCCAAATCTCCGGCTGAGCATCGGCCATGTCCTCGCCTCGTTCCTCTTCATTCCGGCGCGCTCGCCGAGCAACGGCGAGATATGGCCGGTCCTCGTGCAGGGCTGGACGCTGAACTACGAGATGTTCTTCTACGTCGTCTTCGCGGCGGCACTCTTCCTGCCGAAGCGATGGCGATTTCTTGCGATCGGGATGCTGTTTGCGGCACTGGTCGTCGTCGGCCAGATGTTCGCGAGCGACAACCTGTTCCTCCTCACCTATACCCGTCCCATCATTCTTGAGTTTGTAGCGGGAATGGCTATCGGAATGCTCTGGCTGCGGCGTCGCGTGCCGGGGCGCCTGACGGGGGCACTGCTGGTTGCCGCCGGCCTCGGCGGATTTGCCGTGATCCACCTGCTCGGCTTGCCGTTCGACACCTGGACCTGTGGTCCTCTCGCGACGGCGCTGGTCCTCGGCACGGTTTCTCTGGAGGCGAGCGGCGGGGTCGCTCGTGCAGCACTTCCCGCGTTTCTCGGTGACGCGTCCTATTCCATCTATCTCTGGCATACCTTCGCAATTTCTGTGGTTGCGAAGCTTGGGATGGCGGCCGGCATAGCGATGCCGGCCCTCATGGTTTCGGCCGTCGCGACCGGCATTCTGGCCGGCGCGATCGGTTATAGGGTGCTCGAACGTCCGACCATCCGCCTCTGGCGTCAGCCAGCCTGGTAA
- a CDS encoding NAD(P)H-dependent flavin oxidoreductase, producing the protein MALPAVLSENLRLPVIASPLFIISHPELTLAQCKAGVVGAFPALNARPESQLDEWLAMITENLSAHNAAHPERPAAPFAVNQIVHTSNKRLEHDLMMCVKYKVPIVISSLGAVPEVNAAVHSYGGIVLHDVINNRHANSAIRKGADGLIAVAAGAGGHAGTLSPFALVQEIREWFDGPLLLAGAIATGGGILAAQAMGADMAYIGSPFIATTEARASDAYKQAVVEAQANDIVYSNYFTGIHGNYLKSSIRAAGMDPDNLPVADPSKMDFEKATTGAKAWKDIWGCGQGIGAVKAIEPVAAVVDRLEKEYKAARSRLAL; encoded by the coding sequence ATGGCACTTCCCGCGGTCCTCTCCGAGAATCTTCGCCTCCCGGTGATAGCCTCGCCGCTCTTCATCATCTCGCATCCGGAGCTGACACTCGCGCAGTGCAAGGCCGGCGTCGTTGGCGCCTTCCCGGCGCTCAACGCCCGGCCCGAGAGTCAGCTCGACGAATGGCTCGCCATGATCACCGAAAACCTTTCTGCCCACAACGCAGCCCATCCGGAGCGGCCGGCGGCGCCCTTTGCCGTCAATCAGATCGTTCACACGTCCAACAAGCGCCTCGAGCACGACCTGATGATGTGCGTGAAGTACAAGGTGCCGATCGTCATCTCTTCACTGGGAGCGGTCCCCGAGGTGAATGCGGCCGTGCATTCCTACGGCGGCATCGTGCTGCACGACGTGATCAACAACCGGCATGCCAATTCGGCGATCCGCAAGGGTGCCGACGGGCTGATAGCGGTCGCAGCCGGGGCAGGCGGCCACGCCGGAACACTCTCGCCGTTCGCGCTCGTACAGGAAATCCGCGAGTGGTTCGACGGACCGCTGCTGCTTGCCGGAGCCATTGCCACAGGCGGCGGCATTCTCGCCGCACAGGCGATGGGTGCCGACATGGCCTATATCGGTTCCCCCTTCATCGCAACGACGGAAGCGCGCGCCTCCGATGCCTACAAGCAGGCCGTGGTGGAAGCGCAGGCGAACGACATCGTCTACTCGAACTATTTCACCGGCATTCACGGTAACTATCTGAAATCGTCGATCCGCGCCGCCGGGATGGATCCCGACAATCTTCCGGTCGCCGATCCGTCGAAGATGGATTTCGAAAAGGCCACCACCGGCGCCAAAGCATGGAAGGACATCTGGGGCTGTGGACAGGGCATCGGCGCGGTAAAGGCCATCGAGCCTGTGGCGGCCGTCGTCGACCGACTCGAGAAAGAGTACAAGGCGGCCCGCAGCCGCCTCGCCCTCTAA
- the ppk2 gene encoding polyphosphate kinase 2: MNTPAESRAVTLKLGGKERVFDIDDPHLPDWIDDKSLTSGHYPYDKKLDEDDYERELQQLQIELVKVQFWLQKTGKRVMALFEGRDAAGKGGTIHVILSYMNPRSARVVALTKPTETERTQWYFQRYVPHFPSGGEFVLFDRSWYNRGVVEPVMGFCTETECEKFLKQAPHFEKLIAADGIHFFKFWLEIGQEMQIERFHDRRHDPLKIWKLSPMDIAALGKWDDYTKKRDRMIEETHTEHAPWTIIRANDKRRARLNAIRHILTSIDYEGKDDEKIGKMDKKIIGKGSDFLAGR, encoded by the coding sequence ATGAATACGCCAGCAGAAAGCCGTGCGGTAACACTCAAGCTCGGCGGGAAGGAAAGGGTCTTCGACATCGACGACCCGCACCTTCCCGACTGGATCGACGACAAGTCGCTTACCTCCGGGCACTACCCTTACGACAAGAAGCTCGATGAGGACGACTACGAACGAGAACTGCAGCAGCTGCAGATAGAACTCGTCAAAGTGCAGTTCTGGCTGCAGAAGACCGGCAAACGGGTGATGGCCCTGTTCGAGGGACGGGATGCCGCCGGAAAGGGCGGCACTATCCACGTGATCCTCTCCTACATGAATCCGCGGTCGGCGCGCGTTGTGGCGCTGACGAAGCCGACGGAGACGGAGCGGACCCAGTGGTATTTTCAGCGTTATGTGCCGCATTTTCCGAGCGGTGGCGAATTCGTGCTCTTCGACCGCTCTTGGTACAATCGCGGGGTCGTGGAGCCCGTCATGGGATTCTGCACGGAAACGGAATGCGAGAAGTTCCTGAAACAGGCGCCGCATTTCGAGAAGCTGATCGCCGCCGACGGCATCCACTTCTTCAAATTCTGGCTGGAGATCGGCCAGGAAATGCAGATCGAACGCTTTCACGACCGCCGCCACGATCCGCTGAAGATATGGAAGCTCTCTCCGATGGATATCGCCGCGCTCGGCAAGTGGGACGACTACACGAAGAAACGCGACCGGATGATCGAGGAAACCCATACCGAACACGCGCCGTGGACCATAATCCGGGCGAACGACAAGCGCCGCGCCCGGTTGAACGCGATCCGCCACATCCTCACGTCGATAGACTACGAAGGCAAGGACGACGAGAAGATCGGCAAAATGGACAAAAAGATCATCGGCAAGGGATCGGATTTCCTCGCAGGCCGATGA
- the phoR gene encoding phosphate regulon sensor histidine kinase PhoR, translating into MAEDRGALKVVMSRLRAGWSFLAAAALVAAAAYFAGAQPVFSLALWFLAALAVLVRDQASPRIEESPTEHTEAIEATLSQVESVLGALDLPVVMIDGDATVLAQNNAAEKAFGPLLAGLHISTRWRSPGILDMIRETIETGEPNQIEHSERLPSERVYIVRSAQVEDPAGMLPQLFLLSFRDISELRRLDRMRSDFVANASHELRTPLASLRGFIETLQGPARGDPKAQERFLAIMLDQATRMSRLVDDLLSLSRLELKAHIAPDQKVDLVPVLGHVRDSLAPLAADLGVDICLHLPEGKVEVLGDRDELVQVFENLVENGCKYGQEGKVVDVYLRHGDGVPVEVSVVDHGPGIPAEHVPRLTERFYRVSVADSRSKKGTGLGLAIVKHILTRHRARLIVRSEIDRGTDFTVRF; encoded by the coding sequence GTGGCTGAAGATCGCGGTGCTTTGAAAGTGGTGATGTCGCGCTTGCGCGCGGGCTGGAGCTTTCTGGCCGCGGCGGCTCTTGTGGCGGCGGCCGCCTATTTCGCCGGCGCGCAGCCGGTGTTCTCTCTCGCCCTTTGGTTCCTTGCAGCGCTCGCGGTACTCGTTCGGGATCAGGCTTCTCCGCGCATAGAGGAAAGTCCTACTGAACATACGGAAGCGATCGAAGCCACGCTTTCGCAGGTGGAGTCGGTTCTCGGAGCGCTTGATCTGCCGGTTGTGATGATCGACGGCGATGCGACCGTCCTGGCCCAGAACAATGCCGCCGAGAAGGCTTTCGGTCCCTTGCTGGCGGGCCTTCATATTTCCACGCGCTGGCGCTCGCCCGGCATTCTCGACATGATCCGCGAGACAATCGAGACAGGCGAGCCAAATCAGATCGAACACTCCGAGCGGCTGCCGTCGGAGCGTGTCTATATCGTCCGCTCGGCGCAGGTCGAGGATCCCGCAGGCATGCTGCCGCAGCTCTTCCTTCTCTCGTTCCGCGACATATCCGAACTGCGCCGGCTCGACCGGATGCGTAGTGATTTCGTTGCCAATGCGAGCCATGAACTGCGCACGCCGCTCGCGTCGCTCCGCGGTTTCATTGAAACCCTTCAGGGGCCGGCTCGCGGCGATCCGAAGGCGCAGGAGCGGTTCCTGGCGATAATGCTGGACCAGGCGACGCGCATGAGCCGGCTGGTCGATGATCTGCTGTCGCTGTCCCGGCTCGAACTCAAGGCACATATCGCGCCGGACCAGAAGGTCGACCTCGTCCCCGTACTCGGGCATGTGCGGGATTCGCTGGCCCCGCTCGCCGCCGATCTTGGCGTCGATATTTGTCTGCACCTGCCGGAAGGGAAAGTTGAGGTCCTCGGCGATCGCGACGAATTGGTGCAGGTTTTCGAGAACCTCGTCGAGAATGGTTGCAAATACGGCCAGGAGGGCAAGGTCGTCGATGTCTACCTTCGCCACGGCGACGGCGTGCCGGTGGAGGTGAGTGTCGTCGACCATGGGCCCGGAATTCCGGCCGAGCATGTTCCCCGTTTGACGGAGCGCTTCTATCGCGTCAGTGTGGCGGACAGCCGGTCCAAGAAGGGTACGGGCCTCGGTCTCGCCATCGTCAAGCACATCCTGACGCGCCACCGTGCACGTCTGATCGTTCGCTCGGAGATCGACAGGGGAACCGACTTCACCGTCCGGTTTTGA